One segment of Carya illinoinensis cultivar Pawnee chromosome 13, C.illinoinensisPawnee_v1, whole genome shotgun sequence DNA contains the following:
- the LOC122291115 gene encoding uncharacterized protein LOC122291115 gives MGGFFSGSQHVVPLRRCLCTRRWLLRLKARGAGCTSGSSRGELGRGVLFGTLRWLYPALRDGCERTAGLVGLKEQVFFVGHDWGVMIAWNPTSDLEEGFRASFGNDYYFGRFQEHGEAEEDFTCADTATLMKKFFSIFGPNPP, from the coding sequence ATGGGAGGATTTTTTTCTGGGTCTCAGCATGTTGTTCCTCTTCGTCGGTGCTTATGTACTCGGAGGTGGCTTTTGAGACTTAAAGCAAGAGGTGCCGGCTGTACCAGTGGATCATCTCGGGGAGAGCTCGGAAGGGGGGTCCTGTTCGGGACTCTCAGGTGGCTCTACCCAGCCCTTCGTGATGGCTGCGAACGGACGGCCGGGCTGGTTGGCCTGAAGGAGCAGGTCTTCTTTGTCGGCCATGACTGGGGAGTTATGATTGCCTGGAACCCAACCTCAGATCTAGAGGAAGGCTTCAGAGCTTCGTTTGGTAATGATTATTACTTTGGCAGGTTTCAGGAACACGGAGAAGCTGAAGAAGATTTCACTTGTGCCGATACCGCAACACTAATGAAGAAGTTCTTTTCTATATTTGGTCCAAATCCTCCCTAA